A window of the Pelagicoccus enzymogenes genome harbors these coding sequences:
- a CDS encoding SlyX family protein: MSDLQIQDLQIKQTFLERHVEEQDRVIYAMQSELAKLRKEIETLKEQASANSDDSDMPANEKPPHY; encoded by the coding sequence ATGAGCGACTTACAGATCCAGGATCTTCAGATAAAACAAACCTTCCTCGAACGGCACGTCGAAGAGCAAGACCGCGTCATCTACGCGATGCAGTCCGAGCTGGCAAAGCTGCGCAAAGAGATCGAGACCCTTAAGGAGCAAGCCTCCGCAAACTCCGACGACAGCGACATGCCCGCCAACGAAAAGCCCCCGCACTACTAG
- a CDS encoding glycosyltransferase yields MEVSFVVSAPSAKSDLADFLSSLTSSLPPLKHEIILSAPAAEAKQLLELKTIPCLQLVDSGAETSTAALSNRGALQARGATLVFVDSQTRFSKGWLQPLLGALEADPELGVLGSRSRSLPGETELNTGFAPSLSSQLHPRPARASSRKPLQHFPLVDSPCLAIPRAIWQELGSFDEAYTQGHEAFDLCLRLLDAGKRNGVATRSIVQSTRPKVSDSRSVEQALDRRYFQRRWKAALQSLAAKEWPRHYLLGLFSQRSTFDSKLAVEALLRWSRILTNEAPSAKRAAQSICFANEIRWAKTIDNHMPSTLRRELCKKHGNWLTERISSSGLFQSQGKRSGVWIKEEAKLSLPRGLAAAQLTLSGEIHPAADRESRGELGLRIRINGSEAQTFFPLTEGPFSLRLDAPAFDPAQPSLIELQLMGAGRANAYAYLGRKLEHVALVPPAWRKRLQAYRPQKLNQRLCIHGLHLDEEQLLDFASNPSSPQCFDFIRNNSDLGINLVGWHTAELGVGESARVAAKALQASQIAHALVPLKATCLARKGDQSLAPLLQDDNPYPINIFHIDAPQSKDIDPSHGKAFRQGKYNIAYWAWELPEFPDAWIENFQYFDEIWTPSNFVRDAISAKSPLPVVTIPHCIDFEIPEGDQRSRFGLPVDKYLFCFAYDLNSYQSRKNPQAIIDAYRSAFLSSDRKNDVGLVIKTQSRERNPEEFAKLRDAIEGLPDCHLIDQTLPREAVYGLMQACDSYVSLHRSEGFGLTVAESMFLGKPVISTNWSATSEFLDAQNGCPVDYQLVELQETFGPYAKGQHWAEASVEHAANYMRRLVNDSGYAQSIGQAAARSIRARFSPTRVAKLYEARLKAMCTW; encoded by the coding sequence ATGGAAGTCTCCTTCGTCGTTTCCGCACCTTCCGCCAAATCGGACTTGGCTGACTTTCTGTCCTCACTCACTTCTTCCCTTCCTCCGCTGAAGCACGAGATTATACTCTCGGCTCCCGCTGCGGAGGCCAAACAGCTGCTCGAGCTGAAAACCATTCCCTGTCTCCAGCTTGTCGACAGCGGAGCCGAAACAAGCACGGCCGCCCTGAGCAACCGCGGCGCCTTGCAAGCGAGAGGAGCGACGCTCGTCTTCGTAGATTCGCAAACGCGATTCTCGAAGGGCTGGCTCCAACCCCTCCTCGGCGCTCTCGAAGCCGATCCCGAACTCGGCGTCCTTGGATCTCGAAGCCGCAGCCTGCCGGGGGAAACGGAACTGAACACTGGCTTCGCCCCTAGCCTTTCCAGCCAACTCCATCCTAGGCCAGCGAGAGCATCCTCTCGCAAACCCCTGCAACATTTCCCCCTCGTCGACTCACCATGCCTCGCGATTCCGCGGGCGATCTGGCAAGAGCTTGGCAGCTTCGACGAAGCCTACACGCAAGGCCACGAGGCCTTCGACCTCTGCCTCCGCCTGCTTGATGCAGGCAAGCGAAACGGGGTCGCAACCCGCAGCATCGTTCAATCGACCCGTCCGAAAGTCTCCGATTCGCGCTCCGTCGAGCAGGCGCTCGACCGACGCTACTTCCAACGTCGCTGGAAAGCAGCCCTGCAAAGCCTCGCAGCCAAGGAATGGCCGCGCCACTATTTGCTTGGCCTCTTCTCCCAGCGAAGCACCTTCGACTCGAAACTGGCCGTGGAAGCCCTTCTCCGCTGGTCTCGCATCCTTACCAATGAAGCGCCCTCTGCCAAGCGCGCAGCCCAGTCCATTTGCTTCGCCAACGAAATCCGTTGGGCAAAAACCATCGACAACCACATGCCCTCCACCCTCCGCAGAGAGCTTTGCAAGAAACACGGCAATTGGCTCACTGAACGAATCTCCTCGTCCGGCCTCTTCCAATCGCAAGGAAAACGCAGCGGAGTATGGATCAAGGAAGAGGCCAAGCTCTCACTGCCACGCGGACTCGCCGCCGCCCAGCTCACTCTAAGCGGCGAGATCCACCCCGCCGCCGACCGCGAAAGCCGAGGCGAACTGGGCTTGCGAATCCGTATCAACGGAAGCGAGGCTCAAACCTTTTTCCCGCTGACGGAAGGTCCTTTCTCGCTCCGGCTCGATGCTCCCGCCTTCGATCCCGCCCAGCCAAGCCTCATCGAGCTGCAGCTCATGGGAGCCGGCCGAGCCAACGCATACGCCTACCTCGGACGCAAGCTTGAGCACGTCGCCCTCGTACCTCCCGCCTGGCGGAAGCGCCTGCAAGCCTACCGGCCCCAAAAACTCAACCAGCGGCTCTGCATTCACGGACTCCATCTGGACGAAGAGCAACTGCTCGACTTCGCCTCCAATCCGAGTTCTCCGCAATGCTTCGATTTCATCCGCAACAATAGCGACTTGGGCATCAACCTCGTGGGCTGGCACACTGCAGAACTCGGGGTCGGCGAATCCGCCCGCGTCGCGGCCAAAGCCTTGCAAGCCAGCCAGATCGCCCACGCCTTGGTCCCACTCAAAGCAACCTGCCTCGCCCGCAAGGGCGACCAGTCTCTCGCTCCCCTCCTGCAGGACGACAACCCCTACCCCATCAACATTTTCCACATCGACGCGCCCCAGTCCAAGGACATCGATCCCAGCCACGGCAAAGCCTTCCGACAGGGAAAATACAACATCGCCTACTGGGCATGGGAGCTGCCGGAATTTCCCGACGCGTGGATCGAGAACTTCCAATACTTCGACGAGATCTGGACCCCCTCGAACTTCGTCCGCGATGCGATCTCCGCCAAGTCCCCACTCCCCGTAGTGACCATTCCCCACTGCATCGACTTTGAAATTCCCGAAGGCGACCAACGATCCCGCTTCGGCCTTCCCGTCGACAAGTACCTCTTCTGCTTCGCCTACGACCTCAACAGCTACCAAAGCCGAAAAAACCCGCAGGCCATCATCGACGCCTATCGCTCCGCCTTCCTTTCCAGCGACCGGAAAAACGACGTCGGGCTCGTCATCAAAACCCAATCCCGCGAACGCAACCCAGAGGAGTTCGCCAAGCTTCGCGACGCCATCGAAGGACTGCCCGATTGCCACCTCATCGACCAGACCCTTCCTCGAGAAGCCGTCTACGGCTTGATGCAAGCCTGCGACAGCTACGTTTCCTTACACCGTTCCGAGGGCTTCGGCCTGACCGTGGCCGAAAGCATGTTTCTAGGAAAGCCGGTGATTTCCACCAACTGGTCCGCCACCAGCGAGTTCCTAGACGCCCAAAACGGTTGCCCGGTCGACTACCAACTCGTCGAATTGCAGGAGACCTTCGGTCCCTACGCCAAAGGCCAACACTGGGCCGAGGCCTCCGTCGAACACGCCGCCAACTACATGCGGCGATTGGTCAACGACTCCGGCTACGCGCAATCCATCGGCCAAGCTGCTGCCCGCAGCATCCGCGCACGCTTCAGCCCGACACGCGTGGCCAAACTCTACGAAGCCCGCCTCAAAGCCATGTGCACCTGGTAG
- a CDS encoding glycosyltransferase family 2 protein, with translation MSAALSIIIPVYNEFSTVSDVVRSVRERGPAGAELIVVDDCSSDGTRTVLQEELSGLIDKIVLHEVNQGKGAALRSGIGVATGEFVVFQDADLEYDPGELGAMLEIVQSGKADAVYGSRFLHPKTKEICPLWHRAVNRGLTEFSNLFTGFRLTDMETCYKLLPLSFMKSIEMEENRFGIEPEITAKAADHGLRVEEIPIAYNRREFDEGKKIGPIDGFRALYVITKYGLLYI, from the coding sequence ATGTCTGCTGCGCTCTCGATTATCATTCCCGTATACAACGAATTCTCAACGGTTTCCGACGTTGTGCGTTCCGTTCGTGAAAGGGGGCCGGCGGGCGCTGAGTTGATCGTGGTGGACGATTGCTCGAGCGACGGGACTCGGACGGTGTTGCAGGAGGAGCTTTCTGGATTGATCGACAAGATTGTGCTGCACGAGGTCAATCAGGGAAAGGGTGCCGCGCTGCGCTCTGGCATCGGGGTGGCTACGGGCGAGTTCGTGGTCTTCCAGGATGCGGACCTCGAGTACGATCCGGGCGAGTTGGGCGCGATGCTGGAAATCGTTCAGTCGGGCAAGGCGGATGCGGTTTATGGCTCTCGATTCCTGCATCCGAAGACGAAGGAAATTTGTCCGCTCTGGCACCGGGCGGTGAACCGTGGGCTGACTGAATTTTCGAATTTGTTCACGGGCTTCCGCCTGACGGACATGGAGACCTGCTACAAGCTGCTTCCGCTCTCTTTCATGAAGAGCATCGAGATGGAGGAGAACCGTTTCGGGATCGAGCCGGAGATCACCGCGAAGGCTGCCGACCATGGCCTGCGAGTGGAAGAGATTCCCATCGCCTACAACCGTCGCGAGTTTGACGAGGGCAAGAAGATTGGCCCTATCGATGGCTTTCGGGCGCTGTACGTCATCACGAAGTACGGCTTGCTCTACATTTAG
- a CDS encoding glycosyltransferase family 4 protein, protein MRIAVVNTQVPFTHGGAEQHAKNLLSALQRHGHEAELVSIPFNWRDPWSALDHLMATRLLDLEEVNGKTIDQVIGLRFPAYHLRHPRKVLWIIHQYRSAYDFWDHPQADLPLQEGGKAVRDSIRFLERRLFNECANIFANSKNVSNRLRRFCGHEAPALYHPPGLADLLSPQEAEPYFLCPGRIETMKRQDFVLESLALTKQSVRIRFAGTNTDPKFQEKLDRLVAQHGLKDRVSWEGFVSDQELATLYGKAQAIVYAPIDEDYGYVSLEAALSHKPVVTTQASGGVLEFVNQDTGWVASDTPEAFAHYLDEAWAETKKCREKGGDAFSSYQTKNISWDHVVQTLTQA, encoded by the coding sequence ATGAGAATCGCGGTCGTCAACACTCAGGTCCCCTTCACCCATGGCGGAGCGGAGCAGCACGCAAAGAACCTGCTCTCCGCCCTGCAAAGGCATGGGCACGAAGCGGAGCTCGTTAGCATCCCCTTCAATTGGCGAGATCCCTGGAGCGCGCTCGACCACCTCATGGCGACCCGACTGCTCGACCTAGAGGAGGTCAACGGCAAGACGATCGATCAAGTCATCGGACTTCGCTTCCCAGCCTATCACCTGCGCCATCCCCGCAAGGTGCTCTGGATCATACATCAGTACCGTTCCGCCTACGACTTTTGGGACCACCCCCAAGCGGACCTCCCCTTGCAAGAAGGCGGCAAAGCAGTGCGCGACAGCATACGCTTCCTCGAACGCCGGCTGTTCAACGAATGCGCAAACATCTTCGCCAACTCCAAAAACGTATCCAATAGGTTGAGACGCTTCTGCGGCCACGAAGCCCCCGCGCTCTACCATCCGCCCGGCCTCGCCGACCTCCTTTCCCCACAGGAAGCGGAGCCCTATTTTCTCTGCCCCGGGCGAATCGAAACGATGAAGCGACAAGACTTCGTGCTCGAAAGCCTCGCCCTCACCAAGCAATCCGTACGTATCCGTTTTGCGGGCACGAATACCGATCCCAAATTCCAGGAAAAGCTCGATCGACTCGTCGCCCAGCACGGACTCAAGGACCGCGTGAGCTGGGAGGGCTTCGTGAGCGACCAAGAACTCGCCACCCTCTACGGAAAAGCCCAGGCCATCGTCTACGCCCCGATCGACGAGGACTACGGATACGTGTCCCTCGAAGCAGCCCTGTCGCACAAGCCGGTCGTCACCACCCAAGCCTCAGGCGGGGTGCTCGAGTTCGTCAACCAAGACACCGGTTGGGTCGCCTCCGACACGCCGGAAGCCTTCGCCCACTACCTCGACGAGGCCTGGGCCGAAACGAAAAAGTGCCGCGAAAAAGGAGGCGACGCCTTCAGCTCCTACCAGACCAAAAACATCAGTTGGGACCATGTCGTCCAAACGCTGACCCAAGCCTGA
- a CDS encoding glycosyltransferase: protein MRIHWFSPLSPERTDIGHFTLRVCEELAKHCDLTLWTHPQHFSGPQQPSWRKRYKAFPYSEFEQQLEALNRADAIFYNIGNNAAFHREILDAMRRVPGVAIMHDRCLFECISSVYREKPHGERLFSQLMEVTYGPEAKSDNAAWLKGDRSLDQLATQYPFDEHAALGAWGTIHHSDPVDDQPPSAPAPHSWTLSLPYPAEPLLNAPKLRERDGCLHCLLFGYLGGPNRRLAETLQALKAYPQKDRIRLHLAGEVHENFKIDSLLAKLGLSEQVTREGFLPENELDQLLSGSDLVINLRFPTRGEASGSLLRAWNQAAPSAVTNRGAYAQLPDDVVWKVDPEQEASQLMGIWDSLLLDPQAAVEKGQAGRRLLQRKHSVESYVASLLEIAATPGIERGPTILPLLEQRYALFAQQLFQLSPEDVVPVLSSLDRELETWFR, encoded by the coding sequence ATGCGCATCCACTGGTTTTCCCCGCTTTCCCCAGAAAGGACCGACATCGGCCATTTCACCCTGCGCGTCTGCGAGGAATTGGCCAAACACTGCGACCTCACCCTCTGGACCCACCCCCAACACTTCTCCGGTCCACAGCAACCTTCATGGCGCAAACGCTACAAGGCATTTCCTTACTCGGAATTCGAGCAACAACTTGAGGCCCTCAACAGAGCCGACGCTATTTTCTACAACATCGGCAACAACGCGGCCTTTCACCGCGAGATCCTCGACGCCATGCGACGCGTCCCCGGAGTCGCCATCATGCACGACCGTTGCCTTTTCGAATGTATCTCCAGCGTATACCGAGAAAAGCCTCATGGGGAACGCCTGTTTTCACAACTCATGGAGGTCACCTACGGACCGGAGGCTAAGAGCGATAACGCAGCTTGGCTCAAGGGCGACCGCTCGTTGGACCAGCTCGCCACCCAGTATCCATTCGATGAACACGCTGCGCTCGGAGCCTGGGGAACCATCCACCATTCCGACCCCGTGGACGACCAGCCCCCAAGCGCTCCCGCTCCTCATTCCTGGACCCTCTCGCTTCCCTATCCCGCGGAACCGCTCCTGAACGCTCCCAAACTCCGCGAGCGCGACGGATGCCTTCATTGCCTGCTCTTCGGCTACCTCGGCGGCCCCAACCGGCGGCTCGCGGAGACCTTGCAAGCCCTGAAAGCCTACCCGCAAAAAGACCGCATCCGGCTTCACCTCGCAGGCGAGGTGCACGAAAACTTCAAGATCGACAGCCTTCTCGCCAAGCTGGGACTCAGCGAGCAGGTGACGCGCGAAGGCTTCCTGCCCGAAAACGAATTGGACCAGCTGCTCAGCGGATCCGACTTGGTAATCAACCTGCGCTTCCCCACTCGCGGGGAAGCTTCAGGCTCGCTGCTACGCGCCTGGAACCAAGCAGCACCCTCCGCAGTGACAAACCGGGGAGCCTATGCTCAATTGCCAGACGACGTCGTTTGGAAAGTCGATCCCGAACAAGAGGCCAGCCAGCTCATGGGAATTTGGGATTCACTCCTCCTCGATCCCCAAGCGGCCGTTGAAAAAGGCCAAGCCGGCCGCCGGCTTCTCCAACGAAAGCACAGCGTGGAGTCCTATGTCGCATCGCTCCTGGAAATCGCCGCCACTCCCGGCATCGAGAGAGGACCGACAATCCTTCCCCTGCTCGAACAACGCTACGCCCTCTTTGCCCAACAGCTCTTTCAACTCTCCCCCGAGGACGTGGTCCCCGTCCTCAGCTCCCTCGACCGCGAGCTAGAAACCTGGTTTCGCTGA
- a CDS encoding glycosyltransferase family 2 protein: MRFSVVTALFNGLDYTKKYLESLESTLVGVDYELILVDDGSSDGTRAYLKSLEGRTKVKVLLNDRNLGFAKSNNLACRQATGDYLVFLNNDILLSPGWLEPMVSASRRTHPWMGHRRRAGVVGNVQRRMDDKRIDHGGIYINLYAAPHHAFQDEAELPACGAFTAWSAATAACWLMERSHFSEFGGFDERYLNGMEDIDFCLQSLQAGRVAVVANRSVIEHAVSASRDSSETSERNERLFWEKWRYPVQEMALIDQVRYLWLRELEQHPVAARWAKAAAQVTLARFRERLLKRAKPFVLPPEKQGSKGSAKPGF, translated from the coding sequence ATGCGGTTCTCGGTCGTGACGGCTTTGTTCAATGGGCTGGACTATACGAAAAAGTATCTGGAAAGCCTCGAATCTACGCTGGTGGGCGTGGACTACGAGCTGATCCTCGTCGACGACGGAAGTAGCGATGGCACAAGGGCTTATTTGAAGTCGCTGGAAGGCCGGACAAAGGTCAAGGTATTGCTCAATGACCGGAATCTCGGCTTTGCGAAAAGCAACAACCTAGCGTGTCGGCAAGCCACGGGCGACTACCTCGTTTTTCTCAACAACGATATATTGCTGAGTCCTGGGTGGTTGGAGCCGATGGTGAGCGCTTCGAGGAGAACGCATCCTTGGATGGGGCATCGCAGGCGGGCGGGGGTCGTGGGCAACGTGCAGCGGCGTATGGACGACAAGCGTATCGATCATGGGGGGATTTACATCAATTTGTACGCGGCCCCGCATCACGCTTTCCAAGACGAAGCTGAATTGCCTGCCTGCGGCGCTTTCACGGCCTGGTCGGCGGCCACGGCGGCCTGTTGGTTGATGGAGAGGTCGCACTTCAGCGAGTTTGGCGGCTTTGACGAACGGTATCTGAACGGAATGGAAGACATCGATTTTTGCCTGCAATCCTTGCAGGCGGGACGGGTGGCGGTAGTGGCGAATCGGAGCGTGATCGAACACGCGGTGAGCGCTTCTCGCGACTCCTCTGAAACGAGCGAGCGCAACGAGCGTCTGTTTTGGGAAAAGTGGCGCTATCCGGTGCAGGAGATGGCTTTGATCGACCAAGTTCGCTACCTGTGGCTGCGGGAGCTCGAGCAGCATCCGGTCGCGGCGCGTTGGGCCAAGGCGGCTGCTCAGGTGACTTTGGCTCGGTTTCGCGAGCGGCTTCTGAAGCGCGCAAAACCGTTTGTCTTGCCTCCGGAAAAGCAGGGTTCCAAGGGGTCAGCGAAACCAGGTTTCTAG
- a CDS encoding glycosyltransferase yields MNILFINYGDLRSNSMEHICPYANELSKSGHSCSIAVEKIETRDLEPSGEALYSLYNHLELAAGHSLFPNGKPADLIHAWTPRENVRKLTLEYQKRHPKTKLIVHLEDNEESILESYYLSNIEELRQKALEQRQADWHPRLSHPIEFRRLLAKADAVTLITPSLQKLLPICKETLVINPIIEAEDSPQQISDSELRQKYGLPDDTIITVFPGGITSNNREDIRNLYLAIHALQRDGIRIKLVKTGPSCDLFERSFRFDIKQVAIDLGYISERDLKGLIGLSNLLVQPGQDNAFNRDRFPCKIPVYLSSHRPCIIPSFYQPYHLPEDQICLSLTTSSPEEIAEKIKQLIDAPEIGAKLAKNAHTYALQAYAPRRNRERLERFYSQVISSSVITDTEPPKLPEELHAEIAELKREIAEQAAESSSALKQKEQELCAHKELYNKLQQELDQWVERDQRRRSTFSWQVTAPLRALRRATIDHLKKKPKPEQPTASTPEPPPALEPVALEPIQSEPIDAQSTPDSDAPPEGHRCYIKNYHKFVEREEWIRSIYLDKYQHPPQGPNCPKISILLPVYNVEEIWLRKCMDSVIAQCYQNWELCIADDASTELHIGPTLYQYSQSDPRIRVTTRSVNGHISAASNSAFELASGDYIALLDHDDELPPHALAKVVDAINQNPQAKLIYSDEDKIDQLGIRHDPHLKSDWNYDLLLSCNTISHLGVYRRDVYEQAGGFRVGFEGAQDWDLALRTIENCDDDEIVHIPEILYHWRTIESSTANHHSAKNYAHEAQRRSISDHLQRQRKTAELISIDGIHWRVRYPLPPEPPKVSIVIPTKDWPDLISQCVDSILENTTYPNYEVLVVDNQTKDPTALKYLKSVQKDPRVKVLRFDRSFNYSAINNYAVSQSDAEVICLLNNDTEVITPDWLEELVSHAIRPEIGVVGAKLLYPDDHIQHAGIVLGIDGVAKHAFRFLHKDDFGHVHRANLISQWSAVTGACLAFRRCLWTRLHGLDEENLSIAYNDVDFCLRCREAGFKTILTPYALLYHKESTTRGWDQTPAQLALHHTEAAYMYKRWPKEIQQDPYYNPNFAKTKNDFEYVT; encoded by the coding sequence TTGAACATCCTCTTCATCAACTACGGCGACCTAAGGTCAAATAGCATGGAGCATATCTGTCCCTATGCGAATGAACTGAGCAAAAGCGGACATTCCTGCAGCATAGCGGTCGAAAAAATAGAAACCCGAGATCTCGAGCCCTCAGGTGAAGCCCTCTATTCCCTCTATAACCACCTGGAACTTGCCGCCGGACATTCCCTTTTTCCAAACGGAAAACCTGCAGACCTCATACACGCCTGGACGCCGCGGGAGAACGTTCGAAAACTAACCCTTGAATACCAAAAGCGTCACCCCAAAACCAAGCTCATCGTTCATCTCGAGGACAACGAAGAGTCCATTCTGGAAAGCTACTACCTCTCCAATATCGAAGAACTGCGCCAAAAAGCCCTCGAGCAAAGGCAAGCCGACTGGCACCCTCGACTCTCCCACCCCATCGAATTCCGCCGCCTCCTCGCGAAGGCTGACGCCGTGACACTCATTACGCCGAGCCTGCAGAAACTGCTACCCATCTGCAAGGAGACCCTCGTGATCAATCCCATCATCGAAGCGGAAGACTCGCCCCAGCAGATCAGCGACTCGGAGCTAAGACAAAAATACGGGCTGCCAGATGACACGATCATAACCGTTTTTCCAGGAGGAATAACTTCGAACAACCGAGAAGATATCCGCAATCTCTACCTCGCGATACACGCGCTACAGAGAGATGGGATCCGTATCAAACTCGTAAAGACAGGACCTAGCTGCGACCTCTTCGAACGAAGCTTTCGCTTCGACATCAAGCAAGTCGCCATCGACCTAGGGTACATCAGCGAGAGAGACCTCAAAGGACTCATAGGACTCTCCAACCTGCTCGTGCAGCCGGGGCAAGACAATGCCTTCAATCGCGACCGGTTTCCCTGCAAGATTCCCGTGTATCTCTCCTCCCACCGCCCCTGCATTATCCCTTCCTTCTACCAACCCTACCACTTGCCCGAAGATCAAATCTGCCTCAGCCTCACAACCAGTAGCCCTGAGGAAATCGCGGAGAAAATCAAACAACTGATCGACGCACCAGAGATCGGCGCCAAGCTCGCGAAAAACGCCCACACCTACGCACTCCAAGCCTATGCTCCCAGACGTAATCGCGAGCGACTAGAAAGGTTCTATAGCCAAGTGATCTCTTCATCAGTGATCACAGACACGGAACCGCCAAAACTTCCTGAGGAGCTACACGCCGAGATCGCTGAGCTTAAGCGCGAAATCGCAGAGCAAGCCGCTGAATCCTCCTCAGCCCTAAAGCAAAAAGAACAGGAGCTTTGCGCGCACAAGGAGTTGTACAATAAGCTGCAGCAAGAGCTCGACCAATGGGTAGAACGCGACCAGCGAAGGCGTAGTACCTTTTCTTGGCAAGTAACAGCCCCCCTCCGCGCGCTTCGCCGCGCCACAATCGATCACCTCAAAAAAAAGCCAAAGCCCGAGCAGCCAACTGCCTCCACCCCAGAGCCACCTCCCGCCCTCGAACCGGTAGCGCTGGAACCCATACAAAGCGAACCGATCGATGCTCAATCGACACCCGACTCCGACGCTCCCCCCGAAGGTCACCGATGCTACATCAAGAACTACCATAAATTCGTCGAACGTGAGGAATGGATACGCTCGATCTACCTCGACAAATACCAACATCCCCCGCAAGGCCCCAACTGCCCCAAAATATCGATTCTGCTCCCGGTCTACAACGTGGAAGAAATATGGCTTAGAAAATGCATGGATTCAGTGATAGCGCAGTGCTACCAGAACTGGGAGCTTTGCATCGCAGACGATGCCTCAACCGAGCTTCACATCGGCCCGACTCTCTACCAATACTCCCAGTCCGACCCACGAATCCGCGTCACAACCCGTAGCGTCAACGGACACATCTCCGCAGCCAGCAACTCCGCCTTCGAGCTTGCCAGCGGAGACTATATCGCGCTGCTCGACCACGACGACGAACTACCGCCACACGCTCTGGCGAAGGTCGTCGATGCCATCAACCAAAACCCGCAAGCAAAGCTCATCTACAGCGACGAAGACAAGATCGACCAACTCGGGATTCGCCACGACCCACACCTCAAGAGCGACTGGAACTACGATCTCCTACTCAGTTGCAACACCATAAGCCATCTAGGCGTGTATCGAAGAGATGTCTACGAGCAAGCCGGCGGATTCCGGGTAGGCTTCGAAGGAGCCCAAGACTGGGACCTTGCACTGCGCACCATCGAGAACTGTGACGACGACGAAATCGTCCACATCCCCGAAATCCTCTACCACTGGCGCACCATCGAGAGCTCGACCGCGAACCACCATTCCGCAAAAAACTACGCCCACGAAGCCCAACGCCGCTCCATATCCGATCACCTCCAACGCCAAAGGAAAACGGCCGAGCTCATCAGCATCGACGGCATCCACTGGCGCGTGCGTTATCCTCTCCCCCCCGAACCGCCCAAGGTCTCCATCGTCATCCCCACCAAAGACTGGCCCGATCTCATTTCGCAATGCGTCGACAGCATACTCGAAAATACCACTTATCCCAATTACGAAGTGCTCGTAGTCGATAACCAGACAAAAGATCCGACCGCCCTCAAATACCTTAAAAGCGTCCAAAAAGATCCCAGAGTAAAAGTCCTACGCTTCGATAGGAGCTTCAACTATTCTGCCATCAACAACTACGCCGTCAGCCAAAGCGACGCCGAGGTCATCTGCCTACTTAACAACGACACCGAGGTCATCACCCCCGACTGGCTCGAAGAGCTCGTCAGCCACGCGATCCGCCCAGAGATTGGCGTAGTAGGAGCCAAACTCCTCTATCCGGATGACCACATCCAACACGCAGGCATCGTCTTGGGAATCGACGGCGTCGCGAAACACGCATTTCGATTCTTACATAAAGACGATTTTGGACACGTGCATCGTGCCAACCTCATATCCCAGTGGTCAGCAGTGACTGGAGCCTGCCTAGCCTTCCGGCGGTGCCTCTGGACGAGGCTCCACGGACTGGACGAAGAGAACCTCTCGATAGCGTATAACGACGTAGACTTTTGCCTTCGGTGTAGAGAAGCAGGCTTCAAGACGATCCTCACTCCCTACGCCCTGCTCTACCACAAAGAATCCACCACAAGAGGTTGGGACCAAACACCCGCACAACTAGCGCTTCACCACACCGAAGCAGCCTACATGTACAAACGCTGGCCCAAAGAAATCCAGCAAGACCCCTACTACAACCCCAATTTCGCAAAAACAAAAAACGACTTCGAATACGTTACGTAG